A window of the Cannabis sativa cultivar Pink pepper isolate KNU-18-1 chromosome X, ASM2916894v1, whole genome shotgun sequence genome harbors these coding sequences:
- the LOC115696216 gene encoding nodulin-26-like, translating to MANSPSILVGPSPKLELSIEQSFMEEGKSKGFQQYTVNVEKPPSSFQKMVAELIGTYFLIFIGCAAAIVNKIQPLTIVGIAIVWGLVLMAAIYALGHVSGAHFNPAVTIALAVARKFPLKHVPMYVVSQLVGATLASLTLRVLFNDQDSNNIRTIMTHYSAPTTDLEAIAWEFIITFLLMFTICGVATDHRGCKDLSGLAVGAVLLVNVIVAGPITGASMNPARSIGPAIVLGIYTKIWVFIVSPILGAMAATLVYSIVRVPKPEISGSTTKSINNHMCTQAEP from the exons ATGGCCAATTCACCTTCAATTCTTGTTGGGCCTTCCCCTAAACTTGAATTATCCATTGAACAATCTTTCATGGAGGAAGGCAAATCTAAGGGCTTCCAACAATACACAGTTAATGTTGAGAAACCTCCTTCTAGCTTTCAAAAG ATGGTTGCAGAGCTCATTGGTACATACTTTCTCATATTTATTGGCTGTGCTGCTGCAATTGTCAACAAAATACAACCTTTAACAATTGTGGGAATAGCAATAGTTTGGGGTCTTGTTTTAATGGCAGCCATTTATGCACTTGGGCATGTCTCGGGTGCCCATTTTAACCCAGCAGTCACTATTGCCTTGGCTGTTGCCAGAAAATTCCCCTTGAAACAT GTACCTATGTATGTCGTTTCACAGCTGGTCGGAGCAACCCTGGCTAGCCTGACCCTCAGAGTTTTATTCAATGACCAAGATAGTAATAATATTCGTACAATAATGACTCACTACTCTGCTCCAACTACTGACCTTGAAGCCATCGCATGGGAATTCATAATCACCTTCCTTTTGATGTTCACAATCTGTGGTGTTGCCACTGATCACAGGGGG tgcAAAGATCTTTCAGGATTGGCAGTTGGAGCTGTACTTTTGGTCAATGTTATTGTTGCTGG ACCCATTACTGGAGCTTCAATGAATCCTGCTAGGAGTATTGGCCCTGCTATTGTCTTGGGGATCTATACAAAGATTTGGGTCTTTATTGTATCTCCTATTCTTGGAGCCATGGCTGCCACATTGGTCTACAGCATTGTTAGAGTCCCTAAGCCAGAAATATCTGGTAGCACCACCAAAAGTATAAACAATCATATGTGTACGCAGGCTGAGCCATAG
- the LOC115699248 gene encoding cryptochrome-1 isoform X2 — MSGGGCSIVWFRRDLRVEDNPALAAGVRAGAVIAVFVWAPEEEGHYYPGRVSRWWLKQSLAHLDFSLRSFGTSLITKRSADSVSSLLEVVKSTGAKQILFNHLYDPLSLVRDHRAKEVLTSQGIVVRSFNADLLYEPWEVNDDQGRPFTTFTSFWERCLSMPYDPESPLLPPKRIISGDVSRCRPDTLVFEDDSEKGSNALLARAWSPGWSSADKALTNFINGPLIEYAKNHKKADSATTSLLSPHLHFGEVSVRKVFHLVRIKQVLWANEGNKAGEESVNLFLKSIGLREYSRYMSFNHPYSHERPLLGHLKFFPWVVNEDYFKAWRQGRTGYPLVDAGMRELWATGWLHDRIRVVVSSFFVKVLQLPWRWGMKYFWDTLLDADLESDALGWQYISGTLPDGREFDRIDNPQFEGYKFDPHGEYVRRWLPELSRLPTEWIHHPWNAPESVLQAAGIELGLNYPLPIVGIDAAKARLEEALSEMWEQEAASRAAIENGTEEGLGDSSDNNDGVIAFPQDIQMEENREPPRNNPPPPTTRHYEDQMVPSMTTSLFRVDEEESSVDFRTSAVDSRAEVPTNVVVTQERRSEVLNRGPVQTITQPQYNPTAMQYVAEDSTAESSSTTRRERDGGVVPVWSPSATSYSEQFVSEENGIGASSSYLQRHPQSHQIINWRRLSQTG, encoded by the exons ATGTCAGGAGGTGGATGTAGCATAGTATGGTTCAGGAGAGATCTAAGGGTAGAAGATAATCCAGCTTTAGCAGCTGGTGTTAGAGCAGGTGCTGTGATTGCTGTCTTTGTCTGGGCACCCGAGGAAGAAGGTCATTACTATCCTGGGAGGGTATCAAGATGGTGGCTTAAGCAAAGTTTGGCTCATCTTGATTTCTCTTTGCGAAGTTTTGGCACTTCTCTCATCACCAAAAGATCTGCTGATAGTGTTTCTTCTCTTCTTGAGGTTGTCAAGTCCACTGGTGCCAAACAAATACTCTTCAACCACTTATATG ACCCCTTGTCTCTTGTCAGAGATCATCGAGCAAAGGAGGTTTTGACTTCTCAAGGCATAGTTGTGCGTTCCTTTAATGCTGATTTGCTGTATGAACCATGGGAGGTTAATGATGATCAAGGCCGCCCATTCACAACCTTCACATCTTTCTGGGAGAGGTGCCTTAGCATGCCATATGACCCGGAATCTCCACTTCTCCCACCTAAGAGAATAATTTCAG gTGATGTATCAAGGTGCCGTCCTGATACACTGGTGTTTGAAGATGATTCAGAGAAAGGAAGCAACGCTCTCCTCGCTCGAGCTTGGTCTCCTGGTTGGAGCAGTGCTGATAAGGCTCTCACAAATTTCATTAATGGACCACTCATTGAGTATGCAAAAAATCACAAGAAAGCTGATAGTGCTACAACTTCACTTCTCTCTCCCCACTTGcattttggggaggtaagtgtGAGAAAAGTGTTCCATCTTGTTAGGATCAAGCAAGTTTTGTGGGCCAATGAAGGAAACAAGGCTGGTGAGGAGAGTGTGAACTTGTTCCTAAAGTCTATTGGTCTAAGAGAATACTCAAGATACATGAGTTTTAATCACCCATACAGTCATGAAAGGCCCCTTCTTGGGCATCTAAAGTTCTTTCCATGGGTTGTGAATGAGGATTATTTCAAGGCATGGAGGCAAGGTAGAACTGGATATCCATTGGTGGATGCTGGCATGAGGGAGTTGTGGGCCACTGGGTGGCTTCATGATCGAATTCGGGTAGTAGTTTCGAGCTTTTTTGTTAAAGTTTTGCAACTTCCTTGGAGGTGGGGAATGAAGTATTTCTGGGATACACTCTTGGATGCTGATCTCGAGAGTGATGCTCTTGGTTGGCAATATATATCTGGTACTCTCCCTGATGGCAGGGAATTCGACCGCATAGATAATCCACAG TTTGAGGGGTACAAATTTGATCCACATGGAGAGTATGTAAGGAGGTGGCTTCCTGAACTTTCGAGATTGCCAACTGAATGGATTCACCATCCCTGGAATGCACCAGAATCTGTACTGCAAGCTGCTGGAATTGAACTGGGATTAAACTACCCTCTCCCTATTGTTGGAATAGATGCTGCAAAAGCCAGATTGGAAGAAGCACTATCTGAGATGTGGGAGCAAGAAGCAGCTTCCAGGGCTGCAATAGAGAATGGAACCGAGGAAGGTCTTGGAGATTCCTCTGACAACAACGACGGTGTGATTGCCTTCCCTCAAGACATACAAATGGAGGAGAACCGTGAACCTCCAAGGAACAATCCTCCTCCTCCAACAACTCGACACTATGAAGATCAGATGGTCCCAAGCATGACTACTTCTTTGTTCAGGGTCGACGAGGAAGAATCCTCTGTGGATTTTCGTACTTCAGCAGTAGACAGCCGAGCTGAAGTGCCAACAAATGTTGTTGTGACACAGGAACGAAGGAGTGAAGTGTTGAACCGTGGACCTGTGCAGACTATCACTCAGCCACAGTACAATCCAACTGCAATGCAGTATGTTGCTGAGGATTCCACAGCAGAATCTTCAAGTACTACTAGGAGAGAGCGAGATGGTGGTGTTGTTCCTGTTTGGTCTCCTTCAGCTACCAGTTACTCGGAGCAGTTTGTTAGTGAAGAAAATGGTATTGGCGCAAGTTCTTCTTATTTGCAGAGACATCCTCAGTCTCATCAAATAATAAACTGGAGGAGGCTATCTCAAACCGG GTGA
- the LOC115699248 gene encoding cryptochrome-1 isoform X1, with amino-acid sequence MSGGGCSIVWFRRDLRVEDNPALAAGVRAGAVIAVFVWAPEEEGHYYPGRVSRWWLKQSLAHLDFSLRSFGTSLITKRSADSVSSLLEVVKSTGAKQILFNHLYDPLSLVRDHRAKEVLTSQGIVVRSFNADLLYEPWEVNDDQGRPFTTFTSFWERCLSMPYDPESPLLPPKRIISGDVSRCRPDTLVFEDDSEKGSNALLARAWSPGWSSADKALTNFINGPLIEYAKNHKKADSATTSLLSPHLHFGEVSVRKVFHLVRIKQVLWANEGNKAGEESVNLFLKSIGLREYSRYMSFNHPYSHERPLLGHLKFFPWVVNEDYFKAWRQGRTGYPLVDAGMRELWATGWLHDRIRVVVSSFFVKVLQLPWRWGMKYFWDTLLDADLESDALGWQYISGTLPDGREFDRIDNPQFEGYKFDPHGEYVRRWLPELSRLPTEWIHHPWNAPESVLQAAGIELGLNYPLPIVGIDAAKARLEEALSEMWEQEAASRAAIENGTEEGLGDSSDNNDGVIAFPQDIQMEENREPPRNNPPPPTTRHYEDQMVPSMTTSLFRVDEEESSVDFRTSAVDSRAEVPTNVVVTQERRSEVLNRGPVQTITQPQYNPTAMQYVAEDSTAESSSTTRRERDGGVVPVWSPSATSYSEQFVSEENGIGASSSYLQRHPQSHQIINWRRLSQTGCELFSLI; translated from the exons ATGTCAGGAGGTGGATGTAGCATAGTATGGTTCAGGAGAGATCTAAGGGTAGAAGATAATCCAGCTTTAGCAGCTGGTGTTAGAGCAGGTGCTGTGATTGCTGTCTTTGTCTGGGCACCCGAGGAAGAAGGTCATTACTATCCTGGGAGGGTATCAAGATGGTGGCTTAAGCAAAGTTTGGCTCATCTTGATTTCTCTTTGCGAAGTTTTGGCACTTCTCTCATCACCAAAAGATCTGCTGATAGTGTTTCTTCTCTTCTTGAGGTTGTCAAGTCCACTGGTGCCAAACAAATACTCTTCAACCACTTATATG ACCCCTTGTCTCTTGTCAGAGATCATCGAGCAAAGGAGGTTTTGACTTCTCAAGGCATAGTTGTGCGTTCCTTTAATGCTGATTTGCTGTATGAACCATGGGAGGTTAATGATGATCAAGGCCGCCCATTCACAACCTTCACATCTTTCTGGGAGAGGTGCCTTAGCATGCCATATGACCCGGAATCTCCACTTCTCCCACCTAAGAGAATAATTTCAG gTGATGTATCAAGGTGCCGTCCTGATACACTGGTGTTTGAAGATGATTCAGAGAAAGGAAGCAACGCTCTCCTCGCTCGAGCTTGGTCTCCTGGTTGGAGCAGTGCTGATAAGGCTCTCACAAATTTCATTAATGGACCACTCATTGAGTATGCAAAAAATCACAAGAAAGCTGATAGTGCTACAACTTCACTTCTCTCTCCCCACTTGcattttggggaggtaagtgtGAGAAAAGTGTTCCATCTTGTTAGGATCAAGCAAGTTTTGTGGGCCAATGAAGGAAACAAGGCTGGTGAGGAGAGTGTGAACTTGTTCCTAAAGTCTATTGGTCTAAGAGAATACTCAAGATACATGAGTTTTAATCACCCATACAGTCATGAAAGGCCCCTTCTTGGGCATCTAAAGTTCTTTCCATGGGTTGTGAATGAGGATTATTTCAAGGCATGGAGGCAAGGTAGAACTGGATATCCATTGGTGGATGCTGGCATGAGGGAGTTGTGGGCCACTGGGTGGCTTCATGATCGAATTCGGGTAGTAGTTTCGAGCTTTTTTGTTAAAGTTTTGCAACTTCCTTGGAGGTGGGGAATGAAGTATTTCTGGGATACACTCTTGGATGCTGATCTCGAGAGTGATGCTCTTGGTTGGCAATATATATCTGGTACTCTCCCTGATGGCAGGGAATTCGACCGCATAGATAATCCACAG TTTGAGGGGTACAAATTTGATCCACATGGAGAGTATGTAAGGAGGTGGCTTCCTGAACTTTCGAGATTGCCAACTGAATGGATTCACCATCCCTGGAATGCACCAGAATCTGTACTGCAAGCTGCTGGAATTGAACTGGGATTAAACTACCCTCTCCCTATTGTTGGAATAGATGCTGCAAAAGCCAGATTGGAAGAAGCACTATCTGAGATGTGGGAGCAAGAAGCAGCTTCCAGGGCTGCAATAGAGAATGGAACCGAGGAAGGTCTTGGAGATTCCTCTGACAACAACGACGGTGTGATTGCCTTCCCTCAAGACATACAAATGGAGGAGAACCGTGAACCTCCAAGGAACAATCCTCCTCCTCCAACAACTCGACACTATGAAGATCAGATGGTCCCAAGCATGACTACTTCTTTGTTCAGGGTCGACGAGGAAGAATCCTCTGTGGATTTTCGTACTTCAGCAGTAGACAGCCGAGCTGAAGTGCCAACAAATGTTGTTGTGACACAGGAACGAAGGAGTGAAGTGTTGAACCGTGGACCTGTGCAGACTATCACTCAGCCACAGTACAATCCAACTGCAATGCAGTATGTTGCTGAGGATTCCACAGCAGAATCTTCAAGTACTACTAGGAGAGAGCGAGATGGTGGTGTTGTTCCTGTTTGGTCTCCTTCAGCTACCAGTTACTCGGAGCAGTTTGTTAGTGAAGAAAATGGTATTGGCGCAAGTTCTTCTTATTTGCAGAGACATCCTCAGTCTCATCAAATAATAAACTGGAGGAGGCTATCTCAAACCGGGTGTGAACTATTTTCTCTTAtctga